One Triplophysa dalaica isolate WHDGS20190420 chromosome 11, ASM1584641v1, whole genome shotgun sequence genomic window carries:
- the tmem72 gene encoding transmembrane protein 72: MKGSALWVIVECACRGFGISTATVLCAVGIETLRQGEFQSLAVYLLISSVLIMLCEVAFFIDALLAMCLSCSPTKRFFVVWKKLAKVGGFQKFLYYTMMSIMCFLHPVLAWHAVIPGMMLLVTGFLNFILSKNKKSEPPKFQSSAFNDPTQSSVSFTDMGDTEQTFPFFHIISGKGASVFLNNSRSHGITDSTRSMLEEDQSLKKAHHKKKNTNMRNSHFIESIKEDDFDTEELEETSSEKAPIIRL; the protein is encoded by the exons ATGAAGGGTTCGGCTTTGTGGGTTATTGTGGAATGTGCCTGCAGAGGTTTTGGCATCTCGACTGCTACAG TGCTTTGTGCAGTGGGCATAGAGACACTGAGACAGGGAGAGTTCCAGAGCTTGGCCGTCTATCTCCT GATTTCTTCAGTGTTAATAATGCTGTGTGAAGTTGCCTTTTTCATTGATGCTCTCCTGGCAATGTGCCTCTC tTGTTCACCCACAAAGCGGTTCTTCGTCGTTTGGAAGAAGCTGGCCAAAGTTGGAGGGTTCCAGAAATTTCTATATTACACAATGATGTCCATAATGTGTTTCCTGCATCCGGTGCTTGCATGGCACGCTGTAATACCAG GCATGATGCTGCTAGTGACTGGATTCTTGAATTTTATcctaagtaaaaataaaaaatctgagcCACCTAAATTCCAGTCCAGTGCTTTCAATGACCCAACTCAATCTTCTGtcagtttcacagacatggGAGACACTGAACAGACATTCCCTTTCTTCCACATCATTTCAGGCAAAGGAGCATCTGTTTTTCTCAACAATAGCCGATCACATGGTATCACAGACAGCACTCGGTCTATGCTTGAGGAGGATCAGTCATTAAAGAAAGcccaccacaaaaaaaaaaacacaaacatgagaaATTCACACTTTATAGAGAGTATCAAGGAGGATGATTTTGACACGGAGGAACTGGAGGAAACCTCGTCAGAAAAAGCACCAATAATAAGACTATAA